A single window of Salvia splendens isolate huo1 chromosome 8, SspV2, whole genome shotgun sequence DNA harbors:
- the LOC121745173 gene encoding arogenate dehydratase 1-like, protein MQSLNSPAGVDLNSLIWKTGTTLTRAIIGSGHRTIQCSINFSTNQTTGKSFGSGHTSGTRYEWQSACSILAGKVESQQQNTADDAAAVNGHATLDLVPVEQQSTPIRKALSIADLSPSPMHGQKLRVAYQGVPGAYSEAAAGKAYPGCEAIPCDQFEVAFQTVELWIADRAVLPVENSLGGSIHRNYDLLLRHRLHIVGEVQLPVHHCLLTLPGVRKEYLTRVISHPQALAQCEQSLTKLGLNVIREAVDDTAGAAEYIAANKLLDTAAIASARAAELYGMQILADGIQDDHNNVTRFVMLAREPIIPRIDRPFKTSIVFAHDEGTSVLFKVLSAFAFRDISLTKIESRPHRHRPIRLADDANGGVAKHFEYIFYVDFEASMADVRAQNALAEVQEFTSFLRVLGSYPMDMTPWSPSSSAAVE, encoded by the coding sequence ATGCAGTCCCTTAATTCCCCCGCCGGCGTAGACCTCAATTCCTTAATCTGGAAGACGGGCACGACCCTGACCCGCGCCATCATCGGGTCGGGTCACCGGACTATCCAGTGCAGCATCAATTTCAGCACGAATCAGACCACCGGCAAAAGCTTCGGGTCGGGCCACACCAGCGGGACCCGATACGAGTGGCAGAGCGCGTGCTCTATACTCGCCGGCAAAGTTGAATCGCAGCAGCAGAACACCGCCGACGACGCCGCCGCCGTCAACGGCCACGCCACGCTCGATCTCGTCCCCGTCGAGCAGCAATCGACGCCGATTCGGAAGGCGCTCAGCATCGCTGATCTATCGCCATCGCCGATGCACGGCCAGAAGCTCCGCGTGGCGTACCAAGGCGTCCCCGGCGCGTACAGCGAAGCCGCCGCCGGGAAGGCGTACCCTGGCTGCGAAGCGATCCCCTGCGACCAATTCGAGGTGGCGTTCCAAACCGTGGAGCTCTGGATCGCCGATCGCGCCGTCCTGCCGGTGGAGAACTCCCTCGGCGGCTCGATCCACCGCAATTACGACCTCCTCCTCCGCCACCGCCTCCATATCGTCGGCGAGGTCCAGCTCCCCGTCCACCACTGCCTCCTCACGCTCCCCGGCGTGAGGAAGGAGTATCTCACGCGCGTGATCAGCCACCCGCAGGCGCTCGCCCAATGCGAGCAATCGCTCACCAAATTAGGGCTAAATGTGATCCGCGAAGCTGTCGACGACACCGCCGGCGCCGCGGAGTACATCGCGGCGAACAAACTCCTCGACACGGCAGCGATTGCGTCGGCGAGGGCGGCGGAGCTCTACGGGATGCAGATCCTCGCCGACGGAATCCAGGATGACCACAACAACGTGACCAGATTCGTGATGCTGGCGCGAGAGCCGATTATTCCGCGGATCGATCGGCCTTTCAAAACCAGCATCGTGTTCGCGCACGACGAGGGGACGAGCGTGCTGTTCAAGGTGCTCTCCGCTTTCGCCTTCCGCGACATCAGCCTCACGAAGATCGAGTCGCGGCCGCACCGCCACCGCCCGATCCGCCTCGCCGACGACGCGAACGGCGGCGTGGCGAAGCACTTCGAGTACATCTTCTACGTCGATTTCGAGGCGTCAATGGCTGATGTGAGGGCGCAGAACGCACTCGCGGAGGTGCAGGAGTTCACCTCCTTCCTCAGAGTGCTCGGAAGCTACCCTATGGACATGACGCCGTGGTCGCCGTCTTCCTCCGCCGCCGTGGAATAG